Genomic segment of Triticum aestivum cultivar Chinese Spring chromosome 6A, IWGSC CS RefSeq v2.1, whole genome shotgun sequence:
ACCGGCGGGACCGGCGGTGGGTAGCCAGTGAACCCCGTCACCCCCCACTAGGGTTCGGCGCACCATAGCCGAACGATGCAGGGTAGGGGGGAGGCGGTTGGGTAGCAGCGCCGGGCTGAGGAGCCGCGTAGAAAGCCTGGTGCGTCGCCGGCCGAGGCCCGAGAAGACCCGGGAGTGGAGCACGAGGAACTGGCATCGTGTAAGCATGCACAACCCCAGTCCAGGGGTTGTGGCCAGTACCCCAGGGCGGCGAAGGAAACTGTTGCTGCTGCCCACCGGTGCACTGCTGTCCGCCGCCGTTGTTGTTGCGGTTGCCACGACCACGGCGGCCACCACGGCCGCGGCGATCGCCCTGGTTGGGCTGCTGTGGTGGAGGCGGCGGGGCAGGCACGGAAGGCCGAGGCGGGAAGGCACCATACCCGCCCGCGCCAGCCGATGCTGGAGGCAGCGGCGGACGAGGCTGTTGCGGGTGCGGGGCGCCATGGCCCCCGGCGGGAGGGGTTGAAGAAGACCCGCCGTGGGAGAAGCCAGCGGCGAAGGCGGTGTGGACCGCGCGAGCCCGCAGATTCTTCAAGCGACGCTCCTCGAGGCGAAGGTAGGCCACCGCCCGTTCATAAGTAGGGTTAGCCATAAGAGTAAGATTGGATGCGGCATTACCGAGATCttcgttgaggccggcggtgagggtggagaggaggagctcgtccccaaccttgaAGCCAACGTcgttgagctcgtcggagagggtctTGAGGCGCATGCAGTAGGCATCAATGGAAGAGTCGTTTTGGTGACAACCAAAAAACTCCTGCTGCAAGAAGACGATCCGTTGGAGCTTGTTGACGGTGAAGAGGCCGATGATCTTGGTCCACACCGTGTAGGCATCGTCCCCGTCGCGAACAacggtgtggaagatgtccttCGACACAGTGAGAAAAAGCCACCGGATGATGATGGCGTCAACTGCCATCCAATCCTCATCGCGACGCATGGCGAGGAAGTCGGTGTTGCCGTCGATGTGATCACGGAGATTGTACTCACGGAAGAGGAGGTTAAAGTAGGTTTTCCAAGCATAAAAATTGGCCTCCGTGTGAGAAAGCTTGATCGGGACGCGATCGAAGATCGGGACGTCACGGATGTACGCCGGGTCGGGGAGGGAACCAGCctcggaggaggaggcgaacgGGTTGCTGCGGTGGGAGCGGGTGGAGTGAGACATGGCAGCGGCAACGGTGGTTGGGCTGGGCGCGGGTGAGGTTTAGGGTTTTGGAGGGGAGCGGCGCGGCTGAGAGATGAGCAGCAACGCGATGGGGTTTCTGTGAGGGAGGCGAGGCGCGGCTAGGAGGAGGGAGCGGCGCAGCAGGAGGGGAGCGTGAGGTGCGGCGCGCGGGGATCAGGGCAGCGGCGCTGAAGGGAGGGCGCGGCGGCAGCGGAGATCAGCGGCGCGGGAGGAGGGAAGGCGCGGCGGCAGACTAGGGTTGCGGCGCGCGAGGGACCGTGTTAGGCTGATACCGTGTAGAAAATAGGTGCAACTCACGATATATTCATCGGGTGCGTATGCACGtgtatatataggtacaaggggagtctagacctcaactatacaaggaaggaGGTAGACTTATTGTATAAGAAACACACATGCAATATACATCTCAACACTCTTGTACCAAATTTgtctcttctctttcttttttcttctttgacTTGGTGTGCCATTTAACTACACAGGATTGTTTTGTTGTTACTTTGCATGCCTCTGATTAGTTAGTAGGATTTGTCATGTATGGCACGACATATATATGTTCTTCGTATCTCTTGAGTCCTCGTCTTCTTTCCAATTCCGTTCTTCTTTGGTGAAGCGTTTTCTCTCCCTGTCAGGACTTCTCCTCATTGTGAAACTCAAAAAACAATTATGAAAAGCACCAGTAGTATTCTCATGCACATCAACTTTGTGGAGACTTCGGTTCAAATACATTTGACTTGTACGAAAAAGATGACATCATGTTCAGAGGGTCGGGATGACCGCCCTCTGACACCTGCTACTTCCATTGGAAATCAATAACAACATTCAACCAGCATCCATGATGTTTCATACACTCATCCAGAACATAGAAAAGAGAAGCTGAACCAACAAACGTTGGATGCAGCCACTTACAGCCTCGGTAGAGTTCGACAGAACAAAAGACATAATAAAATTCAGCAAGCAGATGAACTACTTCGGTTGGTCATGAGCTAAGATGCAGCAGCCTGGTGAAGTGAGCATAATTAGCAGACCACTTTCTTggatggcgacgacgacgacgactcggCGATCACCGCCAGCTTTTGTCATCCAAACCATGTGTCCCGTCTCCACACTGAGGCAGGCTCGGCTCCAGCGTCTGCCAGCCACAATATGTACATTCTTCTCAGCTCATTACAGATAGGCGAAAGCACATAGCTCTTTTGCAGAACCGAAGGAGGCTTACCGTGCTCGCGAGGGTTTCCGACAGCCAGTTGATTTCTTCAGGGATATCTGAATCTGTGTTCTTGCCTGCCAAGTGTGTTCTAGCAGTGACGCCCTCGACCTTCGGCTTACCATGGGCACCCCTACATGACGTAAACTCAAGTTTAGTGATAATCCACTTGATGGCTGCTAACAAAAGAATGACAAAATGTGGTGTGTTGGAGGCAGCAGCACTGACCTGCCCGGAGCATCGTTCTCACTCAACATCGGCAAGATTTCTGTTTCTGAAAATAGGAGGCTGTGATGGCTCACACCTGCTATTCCTTGCTTCTCCAGAAACTGGATGTGCTCCCGCAACGACTCGTCCCTGGAAGATACAGTACAGGCAAACAGATTAACTTCGCAGCAAAGGAGGTAGAGTTCATGCAAAAACTAGCTGTTACATTTTCCTTTGGGTACCCCatatcatcctatcaagaagaacTAAAGCTTTCTGCGTCCCAAAATGCATGCGTAACACAACATTTTGGTGTCCATTTTCTGACTGATTTGTACCAGGTAATTATTAAAGCTATTTTTCATTTTATATCCATGTTAAAGTACATGGAGCCTCAGATAGTCGAGCGCTGATATCATCAGAATTAATGGAACAAAAGCAAATGTCTTACATGTCAAGCTGCTGtccatgctcttcttgcagttgtTTCTGCGTGAGGGAAACATCAAAACCTTGTTCCGGCATACTGAAAAGCTCCCAAAGGTCCTGAAGATGTGCACAAAGAATTAGCCGTACTATCCAGTAAAACATCCAGCAAGCAATGACAAGTGGATTATCACTAAACTTGAGTTTACGTCATGATACGTACGCTCTGGCTGAAGTAACGTCTCTGTTCTTTCTTCTCCGTGGCTGCCCTAAACAAACCACCCTTGAGGACCTGCAAAAAGGTATATACGATTCAAGGATGCGAAAGTATGGAACTTAAAGATAGAGCCTGGAGATGTCATTATGAAAAACATTGGAGTAAGAAAATTCTAGATCATATTTGAACCTGCGATTTATACATCTTTTCTTCGACAGTTGCAGAGGTCATTAAGCGGTACACAATCACTTCTTTGGTCTGTCCAATTCGATCAACCCAATCAACGCTCTGATTATCCGTACTGTAAAATGGAAGATCGTGTTATGGAATAAAAAAACTTGCAGTGACAAGCATTCATAAAAGCAAAAGGAATACACTTGTTAAGGACGTGCCAATGTTCGGATACCTTGGATTCCAAGCAGGATCGACTAGTATGACACGAGCTGCCTTGGTGAGTGTAAGTCCAAGACCACCgacctttgtggtcagtaaaaatatTTGACCTCCGTAGCCCTCTTGAAAATCCTGGATATGCAAATGCATAATACGTAAGCAACATAGCATATATAATTGAGTTCATTGCCTAACATAACATAGAAAAAGGGAAGTGAGAATAGGAACCTTCACAATCCTTTCCCTCTCGGAAATATCAGTGATGCCACCATCCATGCGAGAAAAGTCGTAGCCCTCTAATATTATAGCTTCCTTTTGCAATAATTGAATGTGTTACAACAGATGACAATCCACGTCTCAAAACTACTTTTTATGGTATACTGTAGTACATACTCAACGAAAATGGGAATGTATATTCTGATGCCAGCACTAGATCAGACATGCCAAAAGCCACCAGTCATGCTAAGATAATATTTTATCTCAAGTACTACTTGTCTATTGAACGGAACTTGAATGTGATATGCCTCTTCTGTTGCACACAAGTGTCTAAGACTCGACGTAACAGTAAGACGTGCA
This window contains:
- the LOC123129484 gene encoding SNF2 domain-containing protein ENL1-like, coding for MTYIITLTNLSKEVENHHHIDGDEEKEEEDWRRTLRWGPPLYRLPGRVFKMLYAHQHDGLSWLWSLHCRGTGGILGDDMGLGKTMQKMWAIFNFCCPEAMGDEEEFRTRYQRPISRGNDKTASNREKHIRSNAAKELRERIKPNFLRRMKSEVSLETGLTDDKKLPKKDELIIWLKLTDCQRRLYEAFLNSELVQFESEGNPLAALNVLKKICDHPLICTQRAAGDILEGMDGDFSTQDIVMVEKMAMNLADMAHDDDAVQFSQEVSCKLSFILSLLPNLLEEGHNVLIFSQTCKMLNLIQEAIILEGYDFSRMDGGITDISERERIVKDFQEGYGGQIFLLTTKVGGLGLTLTKAARVILVDPAWNPSTDNQSVDWVDRIGQTKEVIVYRLMTSATVEEKMYKSQVLKGGLFRAATEKKEQRRYFSQSDLWELFSMPEQGFDVSLTQKQLQEEHGQQLDMDESLREHIQFLEKQGIAGVSHHSLLFSETEILPMLSENDAPGRGAHGKPKVEGVTARTHLAGKNTDSDIPEEINWLSETLASTTLEPSLPQCGDGTHGLDDKSWRLTRSLARRNPSLPPRLPSSRAADLRCRRALPSAPLP